In Planctomycetota bacterium, a single genomic region encodes these proteins:
- the rpmG gene encoding 50S ribosomal protein L33, whose product MAKSKKKVETVFLVCDETGDYNYTIRHKQGGEKLKLSKYSPRLRKHTPHTEKKK is encoded by the coding sequence ATGGCTAAGTCGAAGAAGAAGGTCGAAACCGTGTTTCTCGTCTGCGACGAAACCGGCGACTACAACTACACCATTCGTCACAAGCAAGGTGGCGAGAAGCTGAAGCTCAGCAAGTACAGTCCGCGGCTGCGCAAGCACACGCCCCATACCGAAAAGAAGAAGTAA